GGCCATTTCTTCTGTGTGGGCGAGGATCCGGCGACCCTGGTCCGCTCCTTCGGGGATCAGCTGGCCCATGTCCACCTGGAGGACATCGCCGCTGACCGGCGGCACCATCATCTGGCGCCCGGCGCCGGGGCTATCGATCTGGCCGGGGTGCTGGACGCCTTGAGGGAGGTCGGCTACGCCGGCTTTGTGACCGTGGAGCTGTACCCGTACGAGGAGCGACCCCTGGCGGTGGCGGCCGAGGCCCTGGCCTTTCTGAGCACCTGGCAGGCGGGCGGCACCCGCCCCTTGGCGCCGGTGTGAGGCGGCCAGGTGGATTCCTTGCCCAGCCGCGGCCGGCTTCATGCCTGGCTCCAGCTCCTGCGTCTCGCCAACACCCCCACCGCCGTGGCCGATGTCCTGGCCGGCGCCCTGGTGGCCGCCGGCTTCCAGGTCGATCCCGGCCGGCTCCTGGCCGCGGGCCTGGCCAGCGTTGCCTTCTACAGCGGCGGCTGCGTGCTCAACGACCTGGTGGATCAAGGCGAGGATGCCCAGCTGCGGCCGGAGCGTCCCCTGCCGTCCGGCCGGGTCAGGAGCAGCCAGGCGCGGCTGGCGGCGGGTGCGCTCCTGGGCCTCGGCCTGGCCGCTTGCGCCCTGGCGGGTCTGACCAGCCTGGCCGCCGGCCTCGCCTTGGCCGGCCTCATTGTCCTTTACGATCTGGGGGTGAAAGATCATCCCCTCCTGGGGCCGGCCGCCATGGCCAGCTGCCGGGCGATGAACGCTGTCCTCGGCCTGAGC
This genomic interval from Thermodesulfobacteriota bacterium contains the following:
- a CDS encoding UbiA family prenyltransferase; translation: MDSLPSRGRLHAWLQLLRLANTPTAVADVLAGALVAAGFQVDPGRLLAAGLASVAFYSGGCVLNDLVDQGEDAQLRPERPLPSGRVRSSQARLAAGALLGLGLAACALAGLTSLAAGLALAGLIVLYDLGVKDHPLLGPAAMASCRAMNAVLGLSLGWPTGVAWLLPLLLGWHVAALTVLSRHEIGGAAGRLPAAVGTVWLGLIALLAGLAAAGLLAA